The DNA segment TTCAGCACTCCAGAATTTTGCTGACCCAAACCAACTTGTCCAATTACGAAAACAATACCCAGGCAACGAATTGGCTGAACTCAAAAAGCGGCGGCACCACCGATGTCCACGCCTTGTTCGGCCAATTGAGCTGGCGCTTCATGCCAGATTGGGATGCCACGGTCGGCACCCGGCTGGAGCGTTGGAACAGTTACGACGGCATCAACCTGACCAGTAGTCAACAAACCGGCCGTCTGAATCCGGCGGACAGGCAAGTATCGAGATGGTCGCCCAAATTCTCGCTGGGCTACGAGCCGGGCCGGTGGAAATTTCGTTATTCGGTCGGCAAAGCTTATAAGTTCCCGTTACCGGAGGAACTGTACGGCAACTCCAGCGGCGTCAGCGGCAATGTTTCGCTGGCCGACGCGACTTTGAAACCCGAGGACGGCACGCACCACAACTTGCTGGCCGAATACGACTTCAACAACGGTTACGTGCGCCTAAACCTGTTCCATGAAAACGTCCGTAACGCGATTTATAACCAGTCGATTTACTTGCCGGGCAGCGCGGTGCTGAGCACGCTGGTGTCGTCGATCGGAGAAGTCGAAACCGACGGTCTGGATTTTACGATCAACCATGATCGGGTGTTCGGTTCCAATTTCGACGTTAAATTGAACACCACGATATTGAATGCCGAGATCATCGCCAACGAGCGCAACCCTGCCTATGTCGGCAAGCAGTTCCCGTTGATGCCGAACTACCGCGCGAATCTGTTGACCACCTACCACTACGGCACCGATTGGGATTTTTCGGTCGGCACCCGCTACTCCGGCAGACAGTTTTCGCAATTGGATAACTCCGATCTGCAACTGCCGTATTACAGCGCCTTTACCGAATCGGTCTACGTCGATTTGAAAGCCACATACCGCTTCAACAAAGCCGGCCACGTCTCCGCCGGCATCGACAACATCAACGACTACCAGGCGTTTTATAACCACCCGTTACCGCAAAGAACCTTCTTTGCTCAGGTAGGTTACAAATTCTAGTTATGCCATTTCGCTTGCGGGGCCGGTTATCCGATACCGGTTTCGCAAGTGAAATACATCGCTAGCGGGTTCTCCCGTAAAATCCCTTCAAACCCGCCTTCCCCAATTCCTGTTGATCCCGGCAATGATCCAAACAGGATTAGTCCACTTGTAAAACTTGGTTATTCAAGACACCTGCTGGGTTTCGCGTTGCTCTACCCAGCCTACGACCCCGGAAATGACATGCAACAGGTGACACAAAATGGAGGTTATATCAAAGACCTTGTATCAGCCTGTATATTTTCATAATATACAAAAATGATTGATTTATCCGCGATAATTGGCTTCGACTGGGACGACGGTAACAGCCGTAAAAACAGCAAACACGGGGTTTCGACAGCGGAGGCTGAGCAGGTGTTCTTTAACGCGCCTTTGCTTCTGCTGGCAGACGTTAGACATAGCCACCAGGAACCGAGGTTTCACGCGCTCGGCAGAACGCATCAAAACCGTTTGTTACACATCACGTTTACTTTGCGCCGGCAAAATAGCCATATCCGCGTCATCTCGGCGAGAGACATGCACAAAAAAGAACGGAGCATTTATGAGCAAGCACCTTAAAAAAATTCCGGAATTTTCTACTGAAACCGAAGAACAACAATTTTGGGAAACTCACGATTCCACTGAATATTTGGATTGGCATCAAGCTCAGCCAGTGGTGTTCACCAATCTCAAGCCAACCACCAAAACCATTTCCCTGCGGCTGCCACAGCATCTGTTGGATTCGATTAAAGCCGCGGCCAATGCCCGTGATGTGCCTTATCAATCCCTAATCAAGATTTGGCTGCAGGAAAAAGCTCAAGACCAGTCTTGAGCGTACCCGATATGGGTAGCGAATATCGTTTTGTGTCGTGAAATAGCCCGTATTGAAAATAATCAACAGCATCATCCAAAGGTTGCGGCGGGAGTGGACTAAGCATGAATCGGAACTTCAACGATGATTTCTTGAAAGCTGTCGGCAAGCACTTCGTCACGATGTCAGCCAGGCAGACTCCTCCGGCTAGTAGTGATGCTAATGTATTCGTGGTGTCGGGATTCGTAATCCTTGTTAAAGAGTTATGGTTTTATGTAACCGCTGGTCACATAATTCGCGATATTCAAACCGCTTTGGTTACCGGAAGTACTTTTGACACATGGAGATTAGGGGACCAAGCGGCTCGTAGCCCGTTTGACAGTGGAATTCCGTTTCATTTTGATCCGACCGAGTGGATTGTCATCAGAAACGAAGCGGTGGGGCTTGATTACGCAGCGTTGGCACTTAGAGAACTCTACCGTGATGGCCTTAGATCTGGCGGCATCATTCCTATAGGTCCGGAGGCGTGGGGTAATCACGTCACTGGATACCATCAGTGGGTATTAATTGGCGTCCCAACCGAGACAGTGAACGGCGACGGAAAGACTATCATTAGCGCCAAATTGGTTAGTGCCGCGCTAAAAGAATCATGCGCACCAGAGGCAGCAGGAGAAAAAGCTAAGAATCAGTTCTATGCCCAACTTATCGACGGTTCAGAGACAATAGTCAGAAACGTCGAAGGAATGAGTGGGGGCCCCGTTTTCGCAACGTTTAAGACCGACCAGGGCCTCACGTACAAGCTGATAGGAATCCAAAGCGCTTGGTACCCCACAAGTCGAATTGTTGCCGTTTGCCCCTTTTCGTCGCTTGGAGTTGGACTGCAGCAGACCATCCAAACTTTGAGAGCTCAAGAGCCGTAATCTAACATAACGCTGGGGCGCACACCTGACATAAAACGCCGAACTCCAACCCCGCTACCTCAGTACTCATGTCAACAGCTAGACAGGAGGGTAGATACCAGTAAATTACATGTCCCGCATTATTTGCAATTGTTGCAGTTCCTAAATTCACCGCGCCTTAAGTCTGATTTTGGCTGAGCATTTCCTAATAGCATTTTCGATTAGACGACAGTTCAGAAACAGAGCCCCACCTCCGCCCCCCCTCAATCCTCCGGCCCAAAACACTGCTGATAGTCCTTACAGACTTCGCAGGACGGCGCCCGACAGACGTACAAACCCTCGGCCTCGCAGAGTTGTTTGTACAGAAACTTTTTCCATTTCATATCCTTGCTGTTGCGTGCCACTAGCTCAGGAAAGTTGTGGGCCAGCATCGCCGACAGATCGGCGCGCGACCACAATCCCAAATCCTGCCATAAATGATCGCTGCCCAGGCAGGCGGCGACGATCAGCGCGATCAGCCATTCGGTATCGGCGCCCGGTTGCGCGGCGAATTGGCGCAATAGCGTTTCCAGATCCTGCTTTTCCAGCATCCGGCTGTAATCCAGTGTGACGCCAGACACAGCGGCCTCAGCCAACGCGTACCCGGGAAAATGGCTGGCCAGCAACGCGACGAATTGCTCCGCCGCCAAACCCAGCCGATCCGGCAACGCGCCCTCTCCCACCGCCCAACTGGCGATGATTTGCGCCAGCCAGACGCTGTTGGGCGACCAGCCGGCGCACGCCGCGAGTTCCTGATGAATTTGCTGCCGTGACTTTGGCGTAACCGCTAGACTCGGAATGGTTTGGGTCGGTTCTATAGCAGGCATGCAATTCATTTCGGTCCTCCGGCGTTTAGGGATGGAACGGACTAATACTCAACGCGGATATCTTCGTCCCTGACGATCATCTGGCAGGCCAGCCGCCATTCGCAGGGCAGATCGTCGACGATCATTTTCTCCAGCTCTTCGCCGGTGACCTTGCCGAGCTGTTTCAGCACCGCTTTTTCTTTTTCGGTCAGCGGACCGCCCATGCGTTGGTTTTTCTTGTCGATGCTGGTGACTTTGACCAGACAGGTACCGCATTCCCCGTCTTCGCATTCGAAGTGGATGGGGATCTTGTTTTCCAGCGCCAGCTTCAACACGGTTTGGGTGTGGCTGCCGGCGACGGCGTAAACGGTTTTATCCCGGTATTCCGGGCTTGAAAATGTGACTAATGCCATGTGTTGTCTCCTTGAACGGCTTACACCGGTTTGACGGAAATCTCGCCGCCCAGCACCTGCGCCTGACAGGCCAGA comes from the Methylomonas sp. EFPC3 genome and includes:
- a CDS encoding 2Fe-2S iron-sulfur cluster binding domain-containing protein, with translation MALVTFSSPEYRDKTVYAVAGSHTQTVLKLALENKIPIHFECEDGECGTCLVKVTSIDKKNQRMGGPLTEKEKAVLKQLGKVTGEELEKMIVDDLPCEWRLACQMIVRDEDIRVEY
- a CDS encoding BrnA antitoxin family protein translates to MSKHLKKIPEFSTETEEQQFWETHDSTEYLDWHQAQPVVFTNLKPTTKTISLRLPQHLLDSIKAAANARDVPYQSLIKIWLQEKAQDQS
- a CDS encoding nitrogen fixation protein NifQ, translated to MPAIEPTQTIPSLAVTPKSRQQIHQELAACAGWSPNSVWLAQIIASWAVGEGALPDRLGLAAEQFVALLASHFPGYALAEAAVSGVTLDYSRMLEKQDLETLLRQFAAQPGADTEWLIALIVAACLGSDHLWQDLGLWSRADLSAMLAHNFPELVARNSKDMKWKKFLYKQLCEAEGLYVCRAPSCEVCKDYQQCFGPED